The sequence GCGCGAAGGAACTCAAGACGTCGCAATTCGCGGACGCTATCATCGGCAACATGTAACGGAGCGCACTTATGAATCGCAAAGTCACAGTCGTGGGCGGCGCGGGGAACGTCGGCGCCACCGTCGCGCGGCAGATCGCCAACAAGGAGCTGGCCGATGTCGTGATCGTCGACATCGCGGACCAGAAGGCGGCCGGCGTCGCGCTGGACATCTACCAGGCGTGCCCGATCGAGGGGTCGAGCGCGCGCCTGATCGGCGTGGGCACGAATGACTGGGCCCAGACCGCGAATTCGGACATCGTCGTCATCACGTCGGGCGTGCCGCGCAAGCCGGGCATGAGCCGCGACGACCTGCTGAACATCAACTACAAGATCATGCAGGACGTCACGGCGGAAGTCGTGAAGCACTCGCCGAAGGCGATCATCCTTCCGGTGTCGAACCCGCTGGACGCGATGGCGCAGGCGGTCATGCGCATCGGCAAGCTGCCCAAGCAGCGGGTCATCGGGATGGCCGGCGTGCTCGACTCGGCGCGCATGCGCACGTTCATCTCGATGGAGCTGAACGTGTCGGTCGAAAACGTCCACGCCTTCGTCCTGGGAGGGCACGGCGACACGATGGTGCCGCTCGCCCGCTACTCGACGGTTGCCGGGATTCCGCTGCCCGACCTGCTGAGGCAGGACCGGATCGACGCGATCGCCGCGCGGACCGCGAACGGCGGCGCGGAGATCACCAAGCTGGTCGGCACCAGCGCGTGGTACGCGCCGGGATCGGCCGTGGCCGAGATGGTGGAGGCGATCCTCAAGGACAAGAAGAAGATCCTGCCGTGCTCGGTGTACCTGGAAGGGGAGTACGGCATCCGCGGCCTGTTTGTCGGCGTGCCGGTGAAGCTGGGCGCCGGGGGCGTCGAGCAGATCATCCAGATCGCGCTGACGGACGCTGAAAAGGCCGCGCTCCACAAGTCGGCGAACGCCGTGAAGGAACTCGTCACGGTGATCCTGCCGGAGGACGGCAAGAACGCTTCGGTTGCGTGAATGTGAGGATGGGCCTCGAGTCCTCATATGCAGACCAAAGATCTCGGCATCAACAGCAAGCTGATCCACGCCGGTCACCGCCCCGATCCAACCGGGGCGGTGACGGTGCCTATCTACCAGACGTCGACCTTCGCGTTCCGCAGCGCCGAGCATGGCGCGGCGCTCTTTGCCGGCGAGGGTGACGGCTTCATCTACACGCGAATCGGCAATCCCACCGTTCGCGCGCTGGAAGACAACGTCGCCGAGCTGGAGAACGGCTGCGCGGGCATCGCCACCAGCTCCGGCATGGCGGCGGTGAACACGGTCTACCTGGCGCTGCTGTCCTCGGGCGGCCACGTCGTCAGCACGGCGTCGGTCTACGGCGCGAGCCGGGTGTTGCTCGAGGCCGACTACGGGCGGTTTGGGGTCACGGCGGCCTACATCGACACGACCGATCTCGCGGAGGCGCGGCGCGCGATCAGGCCGGAAACGAAGCTCGTGTACGTCGAGAGCCCGTCGAACCCGTCCATGCAGGTGAGCGACATCGCCGCCATCGCAGCGATGGCGCACGCCCACGGCGCGCTCGTCGTCGTGGACAACACGTTCGCGAGCCCGTACCTGCAGAAGCCGCTCGATCTCGGCGCTGACGTCGTGCTGCACTCCGTCACGAAGTTCCTCAACGGGCACGCCGACGTGGTCGGCGGCGTGATCGTGGCGAAGGATCCGGCCGTCCACAAGCGGCTGCGCCGGGCCATGGTGAACTCGGGATGCAACATGGATCCGCACCAGGCGTTCCTGGTCATCCGCGGGCTGAAGACACTCGGGCTGCGCGTCGAGCGCGCGCAGGAGAGCGCGATGAAGGTCGCGCGCTGGCTGCAGGAGCAGCCGGAGGTGGCGTCGGTCCGCTACATCGGCCTCGAGTCGCACCCGCAGCACGCCCTGGCGCGGCGGCAGATGACGGGCTTCGGCTCGATGATCGCCTTCGAGCTGAAAGGGGGCTTCGAAGCGGGCAAGCGGCTGATGGACAACGTCAGGCTGGCGACGCTCGCGGTGTCGCTGGGCGGGGTCGAGACGCTCATCGAGCATCCCGCGTCGATGACCCATGCGTGCATGAAGCCGGAAGATCGCCGCCAGGCGGGCTTCAGCGACGGGCTGGTGCGTTATTCGGTCGGGATCGAGGACGTCGACGACCTGATCGCTGACTTGCGTCAAGCGCTCGAGGCCGCAGCCGCCGCACCGCGCGCGGTGACGGCGTAAGGTCGGGGTCCTGCTGCGGGGCGGACCTGAAAGGTCCGCCCCGCAGCAGGACGGCGCGCCCGACAGGCCCTCCGCGATTCCGGTTGCCCCGCACTTCAACATTCAATAGAATAATGGAATGGACGACGCATCCTCCGGCCGACGGTTCAAGGCGGCGGTCTACGGCGAGCTGGCGCGGCTCGGGCGCGCCCTCGGCGGCGCGGCGCGCCTGGAGCTGCTCGACCTGCTCGCCCAGCACCCGCGCGCCGTCGAGGCGCTCGCGGCGGAAATCGGCCAGTCGATCGCCAACACCTCGCAGCACCTCCAGGTGCTGCGGCGGGCCCGGCTGGTGGAGGCCGATCGCGACGGCCGCTTCGTTCGCTACCGCCTCGCCAGCCGAGAGGTGGTCGCCCTTGTGCACGCGATCCGCGCGGTAGGGGAGTCGCAGCTCGCCGAGATCGAGCGCGCCCGCCGGGAGCTGCTCGAGGGGCGCGGCGCCGTGGAGGCGATCGACGCCCGCGCGCTCCGCGCCCGGATCCGCGAAGGCTCCGTGACGGTGATCGACGTACGCCCCGAAGACGAGTACCGCGTGTCGCATCTGCCCGGCGCCCTCTCCGTGCCGCTCTCCGACCTGCGCCGGCGCCTGCGCGCGCTGCCGCGCAGGCAGGAAATCGTCGCCTACTGCCGGGGACCGTACTGCGTGATGGCGGTCGACGCGGTCGCCCTGCTGCGCCGCCGCGGGTTCAACGCCAGGCGCTTCGAACTGGGCGTCACCGAATGGCAGGCGCTCGGCTATGACCTCGCCCACGGGTCGCCGGCCGGAGCGCGGCCATGACCTACCTGCTGATCCTGAACGATCCCCCGTATGGCACCGAACGCACGTACAACGGGCTCCGGCTGGCCGGCTCGCTGGGCAAACAGCCGGACACGGCCGTGAAGGTGTTTCTGATCGGAGACGCGGCGGCGACCGCCAAAGCCGGCCAAAAGCTGCCGAGCGGCTTCTACAACCTCGAACGGATGATCTCCGCCGTCGTCAGGCAGGGGGGCGCGGTCGGAGTGTGTGGATCCTGCATGGACGCGCGCGGGCTCACGGACGGGGAACTGGTGGATGGGGCCCACCGCAGCTCGATGGACGAGCTGACCCGCTGGACTGTGAGCGCCGACCGCGTGCTGGTGTTCTGAGATGGGCGCGCATGTCGTCATTCTCGGCGCAGGCGTGGGCGGGCAGGTGGCGGCTCATGCGCTTCGCCGCCGCCTCGGGAGCGGGCATCGCATCACCGTCGTGGAACGCGATCCCCAACATGCGTTTGCGCCGTCGTTCCTGTGGGTGATGACCGGCGCACGAACCCCCGGTCAGGTTACCTCGCCGCTGGCGAAGCTGCTGGCGCGTGGCGTCAACCTGCACGAGGGCGAGGTCTCGGCGATCGACGTCGCCGGCCGGCGCGTGGAGACGAGCCGGGGGAGCCTGGAATTCGACTTCCTGGTCGTCGCGCTCGGCGCGGAGTTGGCGGCCGACGCGGTGCCGGGACTATCCGGGCGCTCGCACAGCTACTATTCCCTCGAGGGCGCGACCAGGCTCAAACCCGCTCTCGACGCGCTGGGGAACGGTGCGAAGGTCGCGGTGCTGGTGGCCGGGCTGCCGTACAAGTGCCCGGGCGCGCCGCACGAAGGGGCCATGCTCATCGCGGATTACCTGCGCCGGCGCCGGCGGATCGACGTGAGCGTGGACCTGTTCACGCCGGAGCCGCAGCCGCTCCCGGTTGCGGGGCCGGCGCTCGGCGGCGCCGTCGCCGCGATGCTCCAGTCGCGAGGCGTTGGATTCCACCCGCTGCACAAGGTGGCGTCCATCGCCGACCGGGTGCTGGCGTTCGACAACGGCGCCTCGGTTCCCTTCGATCTGCTCGTCGCGATTCCGCCGCACCGCTCGCCATCCGTCGTCCGGACGAGCGGGCTGGCCAACGAGGCCGGCTGGATTTCCGTCGATCGGCGAACGCTCGAGACGCGAGCCGAAGGCGTGCTCGCGATCGGTGATATCACCGCGGTGCAGATCCCCGGCCGGTGGAAGCCTGACGTGCCGCTGCTGCTGCCCAAGGCCGGCGTCTTCGCGCACGCCGAGGCCCTGGTGGCGGCCGAGCGCGTCGCCGCCGCGGCGCTCGGACAGCCGTGCGACACAACGTTCTGTGGCGATGGGTTCTGCATGCTGGAGGCGGGCGGTGGGGCTGCCGGAGTGGCCTACGGCGACTTTTTCGCCGAGCCCGCCCCCGAGGTCCGCGTGCGCGACATCGGGGCCGCCTGGCATCTGGGGAAGGTCCTGTTCGAGCAGTGGTGGCTCTCGCCCCAGGGCGCCCGCCGCGCCGTCCTGGGCGCGGCGCTGCGCGCCGGCAGCCGTCTTACCGGCGTACCGGTGCGTCTCTGAGGCGAAGCCCGCCGGCGCCGCCGTGGTGCCGGGCGCGCCTGAAATGGTTCCGGGTTGCAACCCTGTACCTCAGACCCCGACGAGCCTTGCCCGGAGGTACTCGCGGTTCATCCGCGCGATGTTCGACAGCCTGATCTCCTTCGGGCAGACCGCTTCGCATTCCCCTTCGTTCGAGCAACTGCCGAAGCCTTCGAGGTCGTGCTGGTCGAGCATGGCCACCGCGCGGCGGGTCCGCTCGGCCTGCCCCTGCGGCAGCACGTTGAGGTGGCTGATCTTGGCCGACGTAAAGAGCACCGCCGAGGCGTTCTTGCACGCCGCCACGCACGCGCCGCAGCCGACGCACGCCGCCGACTCGAACGCCTGCTCGGCGATCGGCTTTGGGACGGGCAGCGCGTTCGCCTCGGGCGCCGCGCCGACGTTGGCGGAGATGTAGCCGCCCGCCTTGATGATGCGGTCGAGCGCGCCGCGGTCCACGATGAGGTCCTTCAGCACCGGGAACGCACGCGCCCGGAACGGCTCGAGCGTGATGGTGTCGCCGTCCTTGAACCGCCGCATGTGCAGCTGGCACGCCGTGGTGCCGGGATCCGGCCCGTGCGGCACGCCGTTGATGACCATGCCGCAGGCGCCGCAGATGCCCTCGCGGCAGTCGGAATCAAACGCGATCGGGTCCTTGCCGGCCGCGATCAGCTTCTCGTTGACGACGTCGAGCATTTCGAGGAACGACATGTCCGGCGAGACGTCTTCGGCCGTATAGGGGACGAGCGTGCCCCCCTGGTTCGGCCCCGCCTGACGCCAGACGCGCAGGTGAATCGTCATGCCAGCCATTATTTGTAGCTCCGCTGTGAAGGCTTCACGTACTCGAAGGTGAGCGGCTCCTTGTGCAGCGTGGGCGCCCTGCCCACGCCGGTGAACTCCCAGGCCGCCGCGTACATGAAGTTGTGATCGTCGCGGAGCGCCTCGCCGTCAGGGGTCTGGTATTCCTCGCGGAAGTGACCGCCGCACGATTCGTTGCGGTGGAGCGCGTCGAGCGCGAGCAGCTCGGCGAACTCGAGATGGTCCGCCACGCGGCCGGCATACTCGAGGTTCTTGTTGAGGTCTCCCGCCTGCCCGGTGACCGACACGTTCTGCCAGAACTCCTCGCGCAGCTCGGGGATCCGTTTCAGCGCCGTCTTAAGGCCCTCGGCGGTGCGGCCCATGCCGACCAAGTCCCACAGCACCTTGCCGAGCCGGCGGTGGAGCGCGCGGGGCGTCTCCTTGCCGTTCACGCTCAGCAGCTTCGTCAGGCGGTCGCTCACGCCGGCCTCGGCCTCGCGGAACGCGTCGTGCTCCGTGGTGACCTTCGGCAACGGCGCGCTGCCCAGGTAGTGCGCCAGGGTGTACGGGATCACGAAGTAGCCGTCGGCCAGCCCCTGCATGAGGGCGCTCGCCCCGAGGCGGTTCGCGCCGTGGTCGGAGAAGTTCGCCTCGCCGAGCACGTGCAGCCCCGGAACGTTGCTCATCAGGTTGTAGTCGACCCAGAGCCCGCCCATCGCGTAGTGCACGGCGGGGTAGATCCGCATCGGCGCCTTGTAAGGGTCCTCGGCCGTGATCTTGTTGTACATGTCGAAGAGATTGCCGTAGCGCTCTTCGATCACGTTCCGCCCGAGGCGCTGGATGGAGTCGCGGAAATCCAGGTAGACGGACAGCCCGGTTTCCCCCACGCCGCGCCCCTCGTCGCACACCGCCTTGGCGGCGCGTGAGGCGACGTCGCGCGGGACGAGGTTGCCGAAGCTGGGATACCGCCGCTCCAGGTAGTAGTCGCGCTCGTCTTCCGGGATCTGGTCCGCCGGGCGGCGGTCCCCCCTGTTCTTCGGCACCCACACGCGCCCGTCGTTCCGCAGGCTCTCGCTCATCAGCGTGAGCTTCGACTGGTGCTCGCCGGAAACCGGGATGCACGTCGGATGGATCTGCGTGAAGCACGGGTTGGCGAACAGCGCGCCGCGCTTGTGCGCGCGCCAGATCGCCGTGCAGTTCGAGTTGACCGCGTTGGTGGAGAGATAGAAGACGGTTCCGTAGCCCCCCGTGCAGAGCAGCACCGCGTCGGCGGCGTAGCGTTCGATCTGCCCGGTCACGAGGTTGCGGACGATGATGCCGCGCGCCTGGCCGTTGACCAGCGCCAGGTCGAGCATCTCGCGCTGGGTGAACTCCTTCACGGTGCCGGCGTTCACCTGCCGCATCATGGACTGGTAGGCCCCCAGCAGGAGCTGCTGCCCCGTCTGGCCGCGCGCATAGAACGTGCGCGAGACCTGCGCGCCGCCGAACGAGCGGTTGTCGAGCAGGCCGCCGTACTCGCGTGCGAAGGGCACCCCCTGCGCCACGCAGTGGTCGATGATGTTCACGGAGATCTGCGCCAGGCGGTAGACGTTCGCCTCGCGCGCGCGGTAATCGCCTCCCTTGACCGTGTCGTAAAAGAGGCGCTGGATGCTGTCGCCGTCATTGCGGTAGTTCTTGGCGGCGTTGATCCCCCCCTGCGCGGCAATCGAGTGCGCGCGGCGGGGACTGTCGCTGATGCAGAAGCTCAGGACGTTGTAACCCAGCTCGCCGAGCGATGAGGCCGCCGATGCGCCCGCGAGCCCCGTCCCGACGATGATGACGGTATATTTGCGGCGGTTCGCGGGGTTGACCAGCTTCATCTCGAAGCGATGGCGGTCCCATTTCTCCGCAATCGGGCCGCCTGGGATCTTGCTGTCTAGGGTCATAAGCGGTTCATTTCGCGAAATAGATGAATAACGGAATGATGGCGAACCCGCCGCCGATGATGAGGGCGGCGACCATGCCGACGCGGAGCATGCGCTTGCCAAACGTCTCGGCTGCGCCGAGCGACTGGCACGCACTCGCAATCCCGTGACGCAGGTGCAGGAAGATCAGGCCCATGCAGATCACGTAGATGGCCACCCAGATCGGGTCCTGGAAGAACTCGACCTCGGTGCGGTAGAGGTCCCTCACAGCAGGCGTGTCGGCGGTCTCGTAGTACGACCCCCATTTGAACTGCTGCAGGTGGAAGATGACGAAGACGGCGGTGACGAGACCGGACACGATCATCGTCGATGACGCAACGCTCTTCCGGCTCGTGTGCCCCGCCCAGTGCTTCACCGCGTAGCGCTCAGGCCTCGCCTGCTGGTTCTGCAGGTACATCTTCACGGTCTTGTAGACGTGCACCAGGACGACCAGCAACAGCCCGATCTCCATCGGGATGACGAGAGGATTGGAGATCAGCGTGTGCGAGTAGGCGTTGAAGGGCCCTGGACCGAGAAGAACGAGGAGGTTGCCCGCGAGATGACCGATGAGGAAGACGAACAGAAGGAGCCCGGTCACCGCGATGAGCACTTTCGTGCCCACGGATGACGACGCGAAGCTACGACTCATCGTGTAGGTTTACTCCAAAAGCGGAATGATATCATCGGAGATCGGTCATTATGAAAATCCACGAATATCAGGCGAAGGCAATCCTGGCGCGGCACGGCGTGCCTGTGCCCAGAGGCGAAGTCGTGACGCAGGCGAGCGCCGCGGCGGACGTCGCGCGCACGCTTGGCGGCGCCGTCTCCGTCGTGAAGGCGCAAATCCATGCGGGCGGGCGCGGCAAGGGTGGCGGCGTCAAGCTTGCGAAAAGTTCCGAAGAGGCCCGGCGCCTCGCCGGGGACATGCTCGGGATGACGCTGGTGACATACCAGACCGGCCCCGAGGGACGAAAGGTGCAGCGCGTGCTCATCGAGGAAGGGCTCGACATCGCGCGCGAGCTATACCTCGGCATGGTCATCGACCGATCGACCCAGAAGATCGTGGTGATGGTCAGCCGGGAGGGAGGCGTCGAAATCGAAAAGGTCGCCGCCGAGACGCCCGAGAAGATCCACAAGGAGTTCATCGAGCCGGGCATCGGGCTGCAGAATTTCCAGGCGCAGAAGCTCGCCTTCGCGCTCGGCCTCGAGGGGGCGTCGGTGCGCAAGGGCATCACGGTGATGACCGCGCTCCATCAGGCGTTTGTCGCCTCGGACGCGTCGCTGCTCGAGATCAACCCGCTGATCGTCACCAGGGCGGGGGACCTGCTGGCGCTCGACGCGAAGATGAATTTCGACGACAACGCCCTGTACAGGCACGCCGACGTGGCCGGGCTGCGCGATCTCAACGAAGAGGACCCGCTCGAGATCGAGGCGTCGAAGTACAGCCTCAACTACATCAAGCTGGATGGCAACATCGGCTGCATGGTCAACGGCGCCGGCCTCGCCATGGCGACGATGGACATCATCAAGCTCGCCGGCGGCGAGCCGGCCAACTTCCTGGACGTGGGGGGCGGCGCCAACGCGGAGCAGATCCGGAACGCGTTCAAGATCCTGATGTCCGACAAGGCCGTCCAGGCGGTCCTCATCAACATCTTCGGCGGCATCCTGCGCTGCGACGTGCTCGCCGAGGGGGTGATTGCCGCCGTCAGGGAACTCCACGTCGGCGTGCCGGTCGTCATCCGCATGGAAGGCACCAACGTGGAGAGAGGCAAGCAGATGCTCGAGGAGAGCGGCCTGAACTTCGAGACCGCCGACACGATGGACGAAGCGGCCCGCAAGGTTGTCGCCGCCGCTGCGGCGTTGAGAGGGGGCAAGAGGTAGCCATGGCGATCCTTCTCGACAAGCACACGCGGCTCCTCGTCCAGGGACTCACCGGCAGGGAAGGCACGTTCCACGCGAAAGCGGCCGCGGCCTACGGCACGAACGTCGTCGGCGGCGTCACCCCCGGCAAGGGAGGGACGACCCACGAGGGCTGGCCGATCTTCAACACGGTTGCCGACGCGGTGAAGAAGACGGGCGCGAACGCGTCGGTGATCTTCGTGCCGCCCCCCTTCGCCGCCGACGCGGTCATGGAGGCGGCCGACGCCGGGCTCGGCCTCACGGTGTGCATCACCGAGGGCATCCCGACGCTCGACATGATGAAGGCGCTCACCTTCCTGAAAGAGAAGCGCACGCGGCTCATCGGCCCGAACTGTCCCGGCATCATCACCGCGGGCCAGGGCAAGGCCGGCATCATTCCGGCGCACATCTGCAAGCCGGGACGCGTCGGCATCGTGTCGAAGAGCGGCACGCTCACCTACGAAGCGATCCACCAGCTCACGCGGCTCGGCCTCGGCCAGACGACGTGCATCGGCATCGGCGGCGACCCGCTCATCGGGACGACGTTCATCGACGCACTCACGCTGTTCAAGGACGATCCGGAGACCGAGGCGGTGGCGATGATTGGCGAGATCGGCGGCAGCGCGGAGGAAGAAGCTGCGGCGTGGATCAAGGCCAATTTCAAGAAGCCGGTCGTCGGCTTCATCGCCGGCCAGACCGCGCCCCCCGGACGCCGGATGGGACACGCGGGCGCGATCATCTCGGGCGGCAAGGGCACGGCCGCCGAGAAGATGGCCGCGCTGTCGGCCGCGGGTGTCACGGTCGTCAAGAGCCCGGCGGAGATCGGCCAGGCGATCGCGGCGGGGCTCAAGTAATAAGAAGTCACGTGCCAGAGGTCAGAGGCCAGGTACGACTGAGTTAATCCTGCGTGCACCTGGCCTCTGGCCTCCGGCCGCTGACCCCGGCCTCCGCCTGATATAATTCCCTCAGTCGCGAAACTCCTCACCAAAGGACCCTCGACCCATGCCCGTGCCCAACGCGGCGGTCCAGGAGACCGCTATCGGTCCGTCCCCCCATCGGGTCGTCAACGACTTCAGCATCCAGGTCGCCACCGTGAACGGCTCGGGAAGCCAGACGGCGAATCTCGTGCTCATCCGCTCGATTTTCCAGATGGGCGTGCCGGTCTCGGGCAAGAACATGTTCCCGTCGAACATTGCCGGGCTGCCCACGTGGTACACCATCCGGGCCAGCAAGGACGGCTACATCGGACGCAAGAAAGAAATCGACGTGCTCGTCGCCATGAACCCGGAGACGGCGAAGGAAGATGTGCTGTCGCTCGAATCGGGCGCCGCCGTCATCTATGACGAGCCGCTCAACCTCAAGGCGCTGCGGGCCGACCTGTTGTTCTATCCCGTTCCGTTCGACAAGCTCGTCGCGCCGGTGTGCCCCGACGCGAAGCTCCGCCGTCTCGTGCGCAACATGATCTATGACGGCGTGCTTTCCTGCCTGCTCAAGATCGACATGGCGCAGATGGAGAAGGCGCTGCGCAAGCAGTTCGGGAAGAAAGCGAAGGCGGTCGAGCTGAACCTGGGCGCCCTCACGGCGGGCTACGGGTATGCCGAGGCCAACCTGCCGAAGCAGGACCCGTTCTACATCGAGCCGATGGACCAGACCGCCGGCAAGATCCTGATCGAGGGGAATGCGGCGGCGGCCCTCGGGTGCATGATGGCGGGCGTGACCGTCGTGGCGTGGTACCCGATCACGCCGTCCTCGTCGCTGCCCGAGACGCTCATCGACTACATGCGGAAGTACCGCACGGACAAGGAGACCGGGAAGGCGACGTTCGCGATCGTGCAGGCGGAGGATGAGATCGCCTCGATCGGCATGGTGCTGGGCGCCGGATGGGCGGGCGCGCGCGCGATGACATCGACGGCCGGACCCGGCGTGTCCCTGATGTCCGAGTTCGCCGGTCTCGCCTACTACGCGGAGGTGCCCGGCGTGGTGTTCGACATCCAGCGCGTCGGGCCGTCCACCGGCCTCCCGACCCGCACCGCGCAGGGGGACATCCTCACGACCGCGGTCGTCTCGCACGGCGACACGAAGCACATCCTGCTGCTTCCCGCGTCGGTCGGGGAGTGCTACTCGATGGCGATGGACGCCTTCGATCTCGCCGAGCAGTTCCAGACGCTGGTGTTCGTCATGTCGGACCTCGATCTCGGCATGAACACGTGGATGTCCGACCCGTTCGAGTACCCGACACGGCCGCTGAGCCGCGGCAAGCTGCTCGATGCCGAGACGCTCGAGCGCCTGGGGACCGAGTGGGGGCGCTACCGCGACGTCGATGGGGACGGCATTCCGTACCGGACGATTCCTGGCGACGGCATGCCGGCGTATTTCGCGCGCGGCTCCGGCCACAACGAGCGCGGGCAGTACAGCGAGCGCCCCGACGATTATCAGCGCAACCTGGAGCGGCTCGCGCGCAAGTTCGAGACGGCGAAGCGGTTCGTGCCGCAGCCGGAGGCGTCCGAGCAGGAGGGCGCCGAGATCGGCATCATCGCGTATGGCACCAGTCACTTCGCGGTGATGGAGAGCCGCGACCAGCTCTTGTCGGAATACGGCGTGAAGACGTCCTACCTGCGGGTCCGCGCGTACCCGTTCGGCGACGAGGTGCGGGCCTTCGTCGAGCGCCACAAGCGGATCTACGTCGTCGAGCAGAACCGCGACGCGCAGATGCGGTCGCTGCTGAAGATCGATCTGCCGGCCGACCTGGCGTCGAAATACCGCAGCGTGCTGCACTTCAACGGCCTGCCGATCGATGCGCGGTCGGTGACCGACGACCTCCTCGAACAGGAGGGCGCAAAGCCGGCGGCGCCGAAGAAGGCGGTGGCGTTTTCAGGCGGGCTCGGAGGCGAGTGACATGGCAGACACACCCACGGTTCCACCGGCGCCCGCGAAGAAGACCAACCGCCTCGGGCTCGAGGTCGCCCCGTACCGCGGCGGCAGGACGACGCTCTGCGCCGGCTGCGGCCACAACGCAATCTCCGAACGCATCGTCGAGTCGTTCTGGGAGATGGGCGTGGACGGCTCTCAGGTGATCAAGCTCTCCGGGATCGGCTGCTCCAGCAAGAGCCCGGCGTACTTCCTGGGCACGTCGCACGGGTTCAATGCCGTGCACGGCCGGATGCCGTCGGTGGCGACCGGCGCGATCCTCGCGAACAAGACGCTGATCGCGATCGGCGTCAGCGGCGACGGCGACACGGGCGCGATCGGCATCGGCCAGTTCGTCCACCTGATGCGCCGCAACGTGCCGATGATTTACATCATCGAAGACAACGGCTGCTACGGCCTCACCAAGGGGCAGTTCTCGCCGACGGCCGATGTCGGCTCGACGCTCAAGAACGGCGTCGTCAACGACCTGCCGCCGCTCGACACCTGCGTGATGGCCATCGAGCTGGGCGCGACGTTCGTGGCGCGTTCGTTCTCGGGTGACAAGAAGCAGCTGTCCGCGATCCTGAAGGCCGCCATCGCGCACCGCGGGACCGCCATGATCGACGTCCTGTCTCCCTGCGTCACGTTCAACGACCACTCGGGATCCACCAAGAGCTACGCCTACGTCAAGGAACACGACGAGGTGCTGGGGGAGATCAGCTTCGTGCCGTTCTTCGACGATATCGCGGTGGAATATGAGCCCGGGACCACGAAGGAGGTCACGCTGCACGACGGTTCGCGGCTGTACCTCAAGAAAGTGGCGGAGGAGTACGACCCGACCGACAAGCTGAAGGCGCTGCGGGTCCTGCACGAAACGGCGCGCCGGGGCGAATACGCGACCGGCGTCCTTTACGTCGAGCCCGACCGCGACGATTTCACGACGCTGCTGAACACCATCGACGAGCCGCTGGCCACGCTGCCGCTCGACAAGGTGCGCCCGCCGAAGGCCGCGCTCGACGAGATCATGGAATCTCTTCGATAACGGACCGCCACGGCATTGGCAGCAGGAGTGCCACTCGGTGCGGCGCCTGACGGAAGGGGCGGCCCGTCCTCACCCCTCCGTCTCGTCTTCGTTGGCCCCGATCGCATCCTGCGCGATGGCGACGGCGTCGGAGGGGAGGCCGCGCTCGTCGAGCGCAGGGGCGTTGCGGTTCCACTGCTGCGTGTCTCCCGGCTGGTCCCCCTCGAGCGCGCCGTGATGCGAGTCGGGGTCGCGACGGCGACGCCCCATGCGCTCGAACGGCATGATCAGCTCTGCCGGATGGCCGGCGCGGTCTGCTGCCCGGTATAATCGCCAGAACATGGAACGCAC is a genomic window of Acidobacteriota bacterium containing:
- the sucD gene encoding succinate--CoA ligase subunit alpha, which encodes MAILLDKHTRLLVQGLTGREGTFHAKAAAAYGTNVVGGVTPGKGGTTHEGWPIFNTVADAVKKTGANASVIFVPPPFAADAVMEAADAGLGLTVCITEGIPTLDMMKALTFLKEKRTRLIGPNCPGIITAGQGKAGIIPAHICKPGRVGIVSKSGTLTYEAIHQLTRLGLGQTTCIGIGGDPLIGTTFIDALTLFKDDPETEAVAMIGEIGGSAEEEAAAWIKANFKKPVVGFIAGQTAPPGRRMGHAGAIISGGKGTAAEKMAALSAAGVTVVKSPAEIGQAIAAGLK
- a CDS encoding fumarate reductase/succinate dehydrogenase flavoprotein subunit — encoded protein: MTLDSKIPGGPIAEKWDRHRFEMKLVNPANRRKYTVIIVGTGLAGASAASSLGELGYNVLSFCISDSPRRAHSIAAQGGINAAKNYRNDGDSIQRLFYDTVKGGDYRAREANVYRLAQISVNIIDHCVAQGVPFAREYGGLLDNRSFGGAQVSRTFYARGQTGQQLLLGAYQSMMRQVNAGTVKEFTQREMLDLALVNGQARGIIVRNLVTGQIERYAADAVLLCTGGYGTVFYLSTNAVNSNCTAIWRAHKRGALFANPCFTQIHPTCIPVSGEHQSKLTLMSESLRNDGRVWVPKNRGDRRPADQIPEDERDYYLERRYPSFGNLVPRDVASRAAKAVCDEGRGVGETGLSVYLDFRDSIQRLGRNVIEERYGNLFDMYNKITAEDPYKAPMRIYPAVHYAMGGLWVDYNLMSNVPGLHVLGEANFSDHGANRLGASALMQGLADGYFVIPYTLAHYLGSAPLPKVTTEHDAFREAEAGVSDRLTKLLSVNGKETPRALHRRLGKVLWDLVGMGRTAEGLKTALKRIPELREEFWQNVSVTGQAGDLNKNLEYAGRVADHLEFAELLALDALHRNESCGGHFREEYQTPDGEALRDDHNFMYAAAWEFTGVGRAPTLHKEPLTFEYVKPSQRSYK
- the sucC gene encoding ADP-forming succinate--CoA ligase subunit beta; translated protein: MKIHEYQAKAILARHGVPVPRGEVVTQASAAADVARTLGGAVSVVKAQIHAGGRGKGGGVKLAKSSEEARRLAGDMLGMTLVTYQTGPEGRKVQRVLIEEGLDIARELYLGMVIDRSTQKIVVMVSREGGVEIEKVAAETPEKIHKEFIEPGIGLQNFQAQKLAFALGLEGASVRKGITVMTALHQAFVASDASLLEINPLIVTRAGDLLALDAKMNFDDNALYRHADVAGLRDLNEEDPLEIEASKYSLNYIKLDGNIGCMVNGAGLAMATMDIIKLAGGEPANFLDVGGGANAEQIRNAFKILMSDKAVQAVLINIFGGILRCDVLAEGVIAAVRELHVGVPVVIRMEGTNVERGKQMLEESGLNFETADTMDEAARKVVAAAAALRGGKR
- a CDS encoding 2-oxoacid:acceptor oxidoreductase subunit alpha; the protein is MPVPNAAVQETAIGPSPHRVVNDFSIQVATVNGSGSQTANLVLIRSIFQMGVPVSGKNMFPSNIAGLPTWYTIRASKDGYIGRKKEIDVLVAMNPETAKEDVLSLESGAAVIYDEPLNLKALRADLLFYPVPFDKLVAPVCPDAKLRRLVRNMIYDGVLSCLLKIDMAQMEKALRKQFGKKAKAVELNLGALTAGYGYAEANLPKQDPFYIEPMDQTAGKILIEGNAAAALGCMMAGVTVVAWYPITPSSSLPETLIDYMRKYRTDKETGKATFAIVQAEDEIASIGMVLGAGWAGARAMTSTAGPGVSLMSEFAGLAYYAEVPGVVFDIQRVGPSTGLPTRTAQGDILTTAVVSHGDTKHILLLPASVGECYSMAMDAFDLAEQFQTLVFVMSDLDLGMNTWMSDPFEYPTRPLSRGKLLDAETLERLGTEWGRYRDVDGDGIPYRTIPGDGMPAYFARGSGHNERGQYSERPDDYQRNLERLARKFETAKRFVPQPEASEQEGAEIGIIAYGTSHFAVMESRDQLLSEYGVKTSYLRVRAYPFGDEVRAFVERHKRIYVVEQNRDAQMRSLLKIDLPADLASKYRSVLHFNGLPIDARSVTDDLLEQEGAKPAAPKKAVAFSGGLGGE
- a CDS encoding succinate dehydrogenase cytochrome b subunit, with translation MSRSFASSSVGTKVLIAVTGLLLFVFLIGHLAGNLLVLLGPGPFNAYSHTLISNPLVIPMEIGLLLVVLVHVYKTVKMYLQNQQARPERYAVKHWAGHTSRKSVASSTMIVSGLVTAVFVIFHLQQFKWGSYYETADTPAVRDLYRTEVEFFQDPIWVAIYVICMGLIFLHLRHGIASACQSLGAAETFGKRMLRVGMVAALIIGGGFAIIPLFIYFAK